DNA sequence from the Pirellulales bacterium genome:
ATTTTGACAGCGATGGCGACGTGGATGGCGCCGATTTCGTCGCCTGGCAAACCCATTTCCCCACGGCCAGCGGCGCGACGCTCGCCGACGGCGACTCCGACGGCGATGGCGATGTGGACGGCGCGGATTTTGTCGTGTGGCAAACGAATTTTCCCTACACGCCGGAGCCGGGAGCTTCGCCGGTGCCGGAGCCGCAGGCGATTTTGTTGGCAGTTTGGGTTGCCGTCGGCGCGGTAGTGTTACGACAAAATGCTCTTTGCAAAATTCGCGTCGCCTGATTCGCTAATTCGAGCGTAGAAAGGGTCGCGACCACAATGCTGATGGAATTCAACGGGACAGTTCTAATGATTGGACGCTTCCTTCGTCGGGCGACCGCGCCGGCTGAGGTCAAGGAGGCGACGTTCTCCTGAGCCAGAAGCTGATCGACCGCCGGTCCCGATTGGTAGTGGTCTTTCAAGTCGCGGCAATCAAATCGGACGAGCCGCTGACGGCAAATCGTAACACCACTGCATCGCCGTCATAGACCAGCACCTCGAGGTGGCAAATTGGGTTGGCGGAGTGCTACTTGTCGTCGGGGTTGAGCGCGCGGAATACCAAACCGGCGACGATGCCGCCGGCCAGGCCGCCCACGATGTGAATCCAGGCCGACGGCGCGTGAAGCAGGCCCAGGACGCTGGCGCCGATGGCCACGGCCGGATTGAATGCGCCGCCGGAGATGGAACCCACGGTAAATGCACCCGTCAGGACGGTGAAGCCAATGGCCAGACCATAAAACGAATTGCCGGAGGTGGCTTTCGCCGTCGCGGTGTTCAAAACAACAAAGGCGAGGGCAAAAGTGAAGAGAAACTCGGCCAGCAACGCCTTGGACACATCCTCGGGCGGGGCTGCGGTCTTGGCAACGCCGTTGGTGAGATACATGGCCGCGCACGATGCCAACAGGGCACCGATTATTTGCGCGACCCAATACGGCACCAGCTCGCTCCAGGCGTGGCGGCCGCGCACGCTCGCGGCCAGCGTGACCGCCGGGTTATAGTGTGCCCCGGAGATGTGGCCTCCAGCATAGACCATGACCATGAGGGCCGATCCGATCGCCAGAGGCGGAATGATGCCTCGACTGGCGTCGGACGACAGGATGACCGCACACCCAACGGTGAGCATCAGAAAGAACGTTCCAATCAGTTCCGTGACTAGTTTGCGTGCCAACATACGCTAAATTCCTTTACTTGAGTTGAACGAATTCGGTATCGACGCCACCATGCAAAACGCGGTTCACAATCTTGCCGCGAAGCTCGCAACTTCAAGGGCAACCTCATGCCAAAGAACTGCAATCCGGAACCGCTCGGCCCGAAAGCGGCTTCGGGAGATCGCTCGCGGCGTCCGGCAGCGCTAAGCGACGCAGTCCTAGAGCGCTGGGAGGAATAGTTGGCCGCCTAGCTTACGAAAGGCGGGCGCTGATTCCAAGTCCTATCGATTCGGCTCGCAGCAGCATCCCGAATTTTGACCGGTGCGATGCTCCAAAACCGGTATACGGCATTGACCAAAGGCTTTTTCAGGCCATCCAGAACCCATTTCCCGGAGAACTTCGG
Encoded proteins:
- a CDS encoding aquaporin — its product is MLARKLVTELIGTFFLMLTVGCAVILSSDASRGIIPPLAIGSALMVMVYAGGHISGAHYNPAVTLAASVRGRHAWSELVPYWVAQIIGALLASCAAMYLTNGVAKTAAPPEDVSKALLAEFLFTFALAFVVLNTATAKATSGNSFYGLAIGFTVLTGAFTVGSISGGAFNPAVAIGASVLGLLHAPSAWIHIVGGLAGGIVAGLVFRALNPDDK